The Lichenihabitans psoromatis genomic interval CGAGAACCTATGGATCCCGCTGCGGGACGGCACCCGGCTCGCAGCACGCCTGTGGTTGCCGGCGACGGCCGGGGCACACCCTGTTCCAGCCATCCTCGAATACATCCCCTATCGCAAGCGGGATGGGACCCGGGGACGGGACGAGCCGATGCACGGCTTCTTTGCGGCGCATGGCTATGCGGCGATCCGCGTCGACATGCGCGGCTCGGGCGAGTCGGACGGTCTGCTGCACGATGAATATGCGGCGCAGGAGCAAAACGACGCCCTGGAGGTGATCGCCTGGATCGCGGCGCAGCCGTGGTGTGAGGGCGGAGTCGGGCTGATGGGCAAGTCCTGGGGCGGCTTCAACGCGCTGCAGATCGCGGCGCGGCGACCACCCGCCCTCAAGGCGATCATCACGGTCTATTCGACCGACGACCGCTACGCCGACGATATCCACTATATGGGCGGTTGCCTGCTCAACGATAATCTATGGTGGGGCACCATCATGATGGCGTTTCAGGCGCGACCGCCGGATCCGTCGATCGTCGGGGCCGGGTGGCGGGACGCTTGGCTGGACCGGCTCGACGCCATGCCGTTCTGGCCGGCGCTCTGGATGGCCCATCCGACGCGCGACGCCTATTGGCGTCACGGCTCGGTCTGCGAGGATTTCTCGGCCATCACGGTGCCGGTGCTGGCGATCGGCGGCTGGGCCGACAGCTACACCAATGCGGTGCCACGTCTGCTCGAAGGCTTGAGCGTCCCGCGTCTCGGCTTGATCGGACCGTGGGCCCACATCTATCCGCATGATGGCGTGCCGACCCCGGCGTTCGATTTCCTCGGTGAGGCCACCCGATGGTGGGATTATTGGCTAAAGGGGCGCGACACCGGCTTGATGAACGAGCCGATGCTGCGGGCCTATATCGAGGAGCATCAGCAGCCCGCGACGAGCCGCCCCACGTCGCCGGGCCGTTTCGTTGGCGAGACCGTCTGGCCAAGCCCTGCCATCGAGACGCGGCGCTTTCACCTCGGACCCGGGACGCTCGGCGCGGCGACGCATCCGTCCGGTGCGTCGGTGTCGATCCGCTCGCCGCTTTGGACCGGGACTACCTGCGGCGAATGGATGGGCACCGGCGTGCCGGGCGAAATGGCCGCTGATCAGCGGCCGGACGACGGCTTGTCCCTGGTGTTCGACACGGAACCGCTGGTGATGTCGCTCGAGGTCCTCGGCAATCCGGATCTTGAGCTCGATCTGTCGTCGGACCTGCCGCATGCCCAGATCGCGGTGCGGCTCTGCGATGTCGCGCCGGACGGGTCCTCGCTGCGGGTCAGCTATGCCGTGCTGAACTTGGCGCATCGCGAGGGGTCGGCCGAGCCGCGCCCCCTGGTGCCGGGGCAGGCGACCCGCATTAGGGTTCGGCTGAAGATGTGCGGCCATCGCTTTGCGCCGGGACACCGCATTCGCATCGCGGTCTCGACCGCCTATTGGCCGCTGGTCTGGCCCTCGCGGGACGCCGCCACCCTGACGATCGCGACGGGGGCGAGCGCGTTGCTGCTGCCCGTGCGGACGCTGGCTCCCGACGACGGGCTTCTTTTGCCGCCGCCCGTAGCGACGCCACAGACCCCGCACACCAAATTGAGCGACGGCGCTCTGGCCCGGACCGTGACGCTCGACCGGATGAACAATGTCGCGACCTACGAGACGATCGGGCAGGGGGGGCTTTTCGGTGAAGGCGTGGTGCGCTGGGACGAGATCGGCACGTCGCTATCGCATGACCTCAAGCGTCATCTGACGATCGCGGCCGACGACCCTACGTCAGCGACCGCGACGCTCGACCAGTCCTATGTGATGGATCTCCACGGCACGACGATCGCGATCGAGACGGTCACGACGCTACGGGCCGATCACGATGCCTTCGTCCTGACCGGCAGCATGACGGTGCGGCAGGACGGCGATGTGGTGCGTACGCGCGACTGGGAGCAGTGCTTTTCCCGCGACACGTTGTGACGGGCGAGCCAGAACAGATCGCCTTTCTGCTGGTGCCCCAATTTTCGATGCTGGCCTTTTTGTCGGCCGTCGAACCGCTCCGGGTCGCCAATCGCTTGTCGGACCGTGATCTCTTCGCGTGGCGCGCCTATTCGGCGGATGGTGGTCCTGTCGAAGCGTCAAATGGCATGCGGATCATGGTGGAGGCGCCGCTCAGCGCCCTGGCGTCCTGCTCGATCCTGATCGTCTGCGCCGGTTTCGAGCCCGAGCGTCATGCAAGCCGGGACGTGATCCGCCTGTTGCAGAAGGCGGCGCGCGCCGGCTCCACCATGGGAGCGCTGG includes:
- a CDS encoding CocE/NonD family hydrolase; this encodes MTSDVDVTENLWIPLRDGTRLAARLWLPATAGAHPVPAILEYIPYRKRDGTRGRDEPMHGFFAAHGYAAIRVDMRGSGESDGLLHDEYAAQEQNDALEVIAWIAAQPWCEGGVGLMGKSWGGFNALQIAARRPPALKAIITVYSTDDRYADDIHYMGGCLLNDNLWWGTIMMAFQARPPDPSIVGAGWRDAWLDRLDAMPFWPALWMAHPTRDAYWRHGSVCEDFSAITVPVLAIGGWADSYTNAVPRLLEGLSVPRLGLIGPWAHIYPHDGVPTPAFDFLGEATRWWDYWLKGRDTGLMNEPMLRAYIEEHQQPATSRPTSPGRFVGETVWPSPAIETRRFHLGPGTLGAATHPSGASVSIRSPLWTGTTCGEWMGTGVPGEMAADQRPDDGLSLVFDTEPLVMSLEVLGNPDLELDLSSDLPHAQIAVRLCDVAPDGSSLRVSYAVLNLAHREGSAEPRPLVPGQATRIRVRLKMCGHRFAPGHRIRIAVSTAYWPLVWPSRDAATLTIATGASALLLPVRTLAPDDGLLLPPPVATPQTPHTKLSDGALARTVTLDRMNNVATYETIGQGGLFGEGVVRWDEIGTSLSHDLKRHLTIAADDPTSATATLDQSYVMDLHGTTIAIETVTTLRADHDAFVLTGSMTVRQDGDVVRTRDWEQCFSRDTL